GCTGATTCTTTCTCATCAATAACCGCACCCGTGATCGCATAGACAAACAGGATCTTCTCTCCATTTACCGTCACTTTCCACGTTGGGGCAAACACTTGCGGGCCGTTCTCTTCACCCAGTACTAGATAAAAGCTGTTATAGTACCCCACTGACATACTGGTAACCTCATCTCCCGAGGCTAAATGATCTTCATCCATTAATTTCTGGATGATTTTGCTAGGCTGGATAATCTGCGGATCCTGAGAACCGGAGCTTGGCGCTTGTTCATCTCCATTTGAGAAAGATAACAAAGTGGCAATATAGCTTGTTATTTTCCCATCCTCAACCTGAAGCATTAAGAAGCCCCCGCTATTATAAAAAATGGTGCGGTCATTTTTCTTTTGAAAAAACAGGATCACTCCTTCTTCCTTGTTCCAGTTCCAATATTCATACTGATTACTAAAAGGGACTACACTGTTCACCTGATCCACTACGTTATCTTCCGTAACTTCAACAGGTTCGCTGAGCTCGCTTTTTAAAACACTGTTATTCTGTACCGCAACCGTTTGCTCGTCTCCCTCTCTTAATTCCTGGATCTGTGAAAGAACCCCCTCTGAAAATTCACTACCTGAAGAAATGGTTTGAGGAACGGCCGGCACTTCGCTTGGGACATTATCCCAGGAGACCGTAATGTTATTGTTTTCAAGCTCGTCTTCAAAACTCTCAGAGTTAGCGGTAGCAATCGGACCAAGCTCCGACGCCTGCTGCTTTTCCATAAACTGATTGAGGAGAAAGATATCCAGAACTAAAAAACTAAGGATAAATAAAACTTTAATTTGTCCCCATTGCATTTACACCCTTCTCCTTCCTAGGAAACTTCTTCATCTTGCCTTAATTCATCCATTTCCAGAGGGACCCAGCTGCCCGACAGTTTAACAAACCATCCAGGAAAGAGGGAATAAGCAAGGTTTGGACGCTGCTCTTTTAACTGATACCCGATCTTAACGCCTTCCACTTCTTCCAGATTATATTTATCCGTATTCGTTAAGAAATCCCTCACTTCTTCTCCCGAAGCGAGCTCGTCCGTGGAGGTGTTGTCATAAGGATAACGCTCAAAAATGACAAGCGGGCGAATATACTCCTGGATCTCACCTTGTTCGTATTTCATGGACATGATTTCTACATTGGTTTCGCTTGATAGAATAGGCAGGCCATTATAATGCATTCGATACGTTGCCTTCTCCATAGTCGAGGAAATACTGTCCAAATAAAACGTATTGGTCCAGCCCACGTGGTTATTCACATCATTAATGCTGCGGGTTAATAAATCATACTCAAGCAATGGACTTGGGTTAGCACGGTTAGGAATCATGTACTCATATTTAAGTCTTGTTTCATTATCCAGAACATCCAATCGCCGGTCTGTCGTAGCCAGTCGCCGATGACCATTAATCGATGAAGATGAGACCACGGCATTAGGTGGAAAAAGATCGTTTTGAATCGGAACAAGTGGAATCGGAGTGGTCTGCAGCACTTCCTCAGGATAAGCCACACGGCCTTCTGGAAGATAGATTGTATTTTCAATCTCCGAGCTGCCGAGAAGGGAGATCGAACCATCCAAAGCAATCTGCTCGATTAAGTCATTCTTGTCATCCAACTCATTAAATAATTGGCTTCCATAGTCTTCATCAATGGTAGCCCTGAGCTTAGCCGGCGCTACATCGTCCGTCGAATCGACGGCCAGAACCTGATAAAAAGAGGATGAATTATCATCGTGACCATGAATAAAGAACAGCCTGTTAAATACCTGGGTCTCTGAAAGCTCTCCTGTACTTACAGTAAAGATGTTTTCAAGCACTTTTAGAGGAAGCTCCTCGGGAAAAACGGCTTCCACCACGTGACTATCTTCATCAAAACTGGGCTGTGCTGGAGTTTCATCCACATTCAAAAGCTCCCATTGCTTCATTCTGTCATACATGGCCGTTTTTTCTGCCGGATCTTCATAAGAATAGGAAGCTCCTCTTTCGTGAAAGACGAACTGCTCCGGCTCCACAAGACTTACTAAATCATTTTCTTCGCC
The Halobacillus halophilus DSM 2266 DNA segment above includes these coding regions:
- a CDS encoding two-component system regulatory protein YycI, with translation MQWGQIKVLFILSFLVLDIFLLNQFMEKQQASELGPIATANSESFEDELENNNITVSWDNVPSEVPAVPQTISSGSEFSEGVLSQIQELREGDEQTVAVQNNSVLKSELSEPVEVTEDNVVDQVNSVVPFSNQYEYWNWNKEEGVILFFQKKNDRTIFYNSGGFLMLQVEDGKITSYIATLLSFSNGDEQAPSSGSQDPQIIQPSKIIQKLMDEDHLASGDEVTSMSVGYYNSFYLVLGEENGPQVFAPTWKVTVNGEKILFVYAITGAVIDEKESAFIEKINSSFDLSVNNTPAPLVDNEKSNDGTEETNNGVSNE
- a CDS encoding YycH family regulatory protein, producing MNMETMKSVILVILIALSLVLTVALWNYQPSSEIVEEGQEVIDTTQLDGEENDLVSLVEPEQFVFHERGASYSYEDPAEKTAMYDRMKQWELLNVDETPAQPSFDEDSHVVEAVFPEELPLKVLENIFTVSTGELSETQVFNRLFFIHGHDDNSSSFYQVLAVDSTDDVAPAKLRATIDEDYGSQLFNELDDKNDLIEQIALDGSISLLGSSEIENTIYLPEGRVAYPEEVLQTTPIPLVPIQNDLFPPNAVVSSSSINGHRRLATTDRRLDVLDNETRLKYEYMIPNRANPSPLLEYDLLTRSINDVNNHVGWTNTFYLDSISSTMEKATYRMHYNGLPILSSETNVEIMSMKYEQGEIQEYIRPLVIFERYPYDNTSTDELASGEEVRDFLTNTDKYNLEEVEGVKIGYQLKEQRPNLAYSLFPGWFVKLSGSWVPLEMDELRQDEEVS